From Anopheles funestus chromosome 3RL, idAnoFuneDA-416_04, whole genome shotgun sequence, a single genomic window includes:
- the LOC125767538 gene encoding proton-coupled amino acid transporter-like protein pathetic produces the protein MGDEKVKGDPSASSAPEYTVGDFNSTTKLADSQIISDAEYNPFEHRQIEKPNSTAGSLIHLLKSSLGTGILAMPVAFKNAGLLFGAIGTIVIGLICTHCVHILVKTSHMVCQRTRIPVLGFAETAERVFQYGPAKLRPLAGFTKAFVDYALMATYFSAGCVYIVFIATSFHDVINHETGNDWSVRIYIILTMVPILLIGQIRELKYLVPFSALANLFIVVTFGITLYYIFKDSLEFDDKPMFSSFGTLPLFFSTVIFAMEGIGVVMPVENSMSKPQHFLGCPGVLNTAMGTVIVLYAVIGFFGYVRFGDLSKGSVTLNLPLEDTLAIVAQILIALAILFTFGLQFYVPMDILWRKIHDKIPKNRHMISQIALRSGIMILMGGIGLAVPELEPFIGLVGAVFFSSLGLFVPCVVETVFLWPNELGKFRWVLIKNVIFGAFSIFALVAGAYVSIKDIIELYTDDDEHTE, from the exons ATGGGAGACGAAAAAGTTAAAGGTGATCCATCGGCATCATCCGCACCTGAATACACTGTAGGCGACTTTAATTCCAC CACCAAACTAGCCGACTCGCAGATCATCTCCGATGCCGAGTACAATCCGTTCGAGCACCGACAAATCGAGAAGCCCAACAGTACGGCTGGTTCGTTGATTCACCTGCTAAAGAGTTCCCTCGGTACGGGCATTCTGGCTATGCCGGTAGCGTTCAAAAATGCCGGTCTACTGTTCGGAGCAATTGGTACCATCGTTATTGGATTGATCTGTACACACTGCGTGCATATACTG GTTAAAACATCCCATATGGTCTGTCAAAGAACAAGGATACCGGTGCTCGGATTCGCCGAAACAGCTGAACGTGTCTTCCAGTATGGACCAGCAAAGCTACGACCTTTGGCCGGCTTCACAAA AGCCTTCGTGGACTACGCCCTGATGGCAACGTACTTCAGTGCCGGATGTGTGTACATCGTCTTCATCGCAACATCCTTCCATGACGTTATCAATCACGAAACTGGCAACGATTGGAGTGTGCGGATCTACATTATACTAACGATGGTACCGATCCTGCTGATCGGACAAATCCGTGAGCTTAAATATCTCGTACCGTTCTCGGCACTTGCCAACCTGTTCATCGTAGTCACGTTCGGTATCACGCTGTACTACATCTTCAAGGATTCGCTAGAGTTTGACGATAAGCCGATGTTCTCCTCATTCGGCACACTGCCATTGTTTTTCAG TACCGTAATTTTTGCCATGGAAGGTATCGGTGTAGTTATGCCGGTTGAAAACTCGATGTCCAAACCACAACATTTCCTCGGATGTCCTGGTGTGCTGAATACGGCCATGGGCACGGTGATCGTGCTGTACGCCGTGATTGGATTCTTTGGTTATGTGCGTTTCGGAGATTTGTCCAAGGGTAGCGTGACACTCAATCTTCCACTGGAGGACAC GTTGGCGATAGTAGCACAGATTCTAATCGCCCTCGCTATCCTGTTCACCTTCGGTCTACAGTTCTACGTTCCCATGGATATTCTGTGGCGCAAGATTCACGACAAAATTCCAAAGAACAGGCACATGATCTCTCAGATTGCCCTACGCTCCGGCATTATGATACTGATGGGTGGTATCGGACTGGCCGTGCCTGAGCTCGAACCGTTTATCGGTCTGGTTGGTGCCGTCTTCTTCTCCAGCCTTGGTCTTTTTGTGCCGTGTGTCGTCGAAACCGTATTCCTGTGGCCAAATGAACTTGGAAAATTCCGCTGGGTGCTCATTAAGAACGTCATCTTTGGAGCCTTTTCGATCTTTGCGTTGGTGGCAGGCGCGTACGTCAGTATTAAGGACATCATCGAACTCTACACCGATGATGACGAGCACACGGAATAG
- the LOC125767528 gene encoding chromatin-remodeling complex ATPase chain Iswi isoform X2 has translation MSKEEENAPKATDTNENSNESNSDTTSSNTKEPDYDATLETDRGKRFEFLLKQTEIFAHFMNSAPSKSSPPKAPRGRKPKVDKTVDISDHRHRKTEQEEDEELLAETNQKAKTLFRFEASPPYIKAGEMRDYQIRGLNWMISLYENGINGILADEMGLGKTLQTISLLGYLKNIRNNPGPHIVIVPKSTLQNWVNEFERWCPSIRAVCLIGDQETRNAFIRDVLMPGEWDVCITSYEMCIREKSVFKKFNWRYMVIDEAHRIKNEKSKLSEILREFKTANRLLLTGTPLQNNLHELWALLNFLLPDIFNNAEDFDSWFDANQCLGDNSLIERLHAVLKPFLLRRLKSEVEKRLLPKKEVKIFVGLSKMQRDWYTKILMKDIDVVNGAGKVEKMRLQNILMQLRKCTNHPYLFDGAEPGPPYTTDYHLLENSGKMVVLDKLLQKLQVQGSRVLIFSQMTRMLDILEDFCHWRGYNYCRLDGQTPHEDRSNMIADYNAENSSKFIFMLSTRAGGLGINLATADVVIIYDSDWNPQMDLQAMDRAHRIGQKKQVRVFRLITENTVEEKIVERAEVKLKLDKLVIQQGRLVDNKTNQLNKDEMLNIIRFGANHVFQSRDSEITDEDIDAILQKGEEKTQEQMAKLDKLGESSLRSFTLDADNLENRSVYQFEGEDYREKQKLQTLGSWIEPPKRERKANYAVDAYFKEALRVAEPKAPKAPRPPKQPIVQDFQFFPPRLFELLDQEIYHYRKTVNYKVPKNSDLGSEANKVQREEQRKIDEADPLTEEELVEKESLLTQGFTNWTKRDFNQFIKANEKYGRDDIENIAREVEGKSPEEVMEYSTVFWERCHELQDIDRIMGQIERGEAKIQRRASIKRALDSKMARYRAPFHQLRIAYANNKGKNYTEEEDRFLVCMLHKLGFDKENVYEELRAAVRSAPQFRFDWFLKSRTALELQRRCNTLITLIERENQELEEKERLEKKKKTGGGNVAGGGGTVGSGGGGAPKSNQKRKADGTNASSDKNRKKKKS, from the exons AATGAATCCAATTCCGACACCACCTCGTCGAACACAAAGGAACCGGACTATGATGCAACTTTGGAGACCGATCGCGGAAAGCGGTTCGAGTTTCTGCTTAAGCAGACGGAAATCTTTGCCCATTTCATGAACTCGGCACCAAGCAAGAGTAGTCCTCCAAAAGCACCACGGGGCCGCAAGCCGAAGGTGGATAAAACTGTTGATATAAGTGACCATCGGCATCGGAAGACGGAGCaggaagaagatgaagaattATTGGCggaaacaaaccaaaaggCGAAGACGCTATTCCGTTTCGAAGCGTCTCCACCCTACATCAAAGCCGGCGAGATGCGCGATTATCAAATCCGTGGCTTGAACTGGATGATTTCATTGTACGAGAACGGCATCAACGGTATTTTAGCGGATGAGATGGGCCTGGGCAAAACGTTGCAGACTATCTCGTTGCTAGGCTACCTGAAGAACATTCGTAATAATCCCGGACCGCATATTGTGATCGTGCCGAAATCGACGCTCCAGAATTGGGTGAATGAGTTCGAACGCTGGTGTCCTTCGATACGGGCGGTGTGTCTGATCGGTGATCAGGAGACGCGTAACGCATTCATTCGCGACGTGCTGATGCCGGGTGAATGGGATGTTTGTATCACGTCATACGAGATGTGCATACGCGAGAAATCCGTGTTCAAGAAGTTCAACTGGCGCTACATGGTGATTGACGAGGCGCATCGTATTAAGAATGAGAAGTCGAAGCTGTCGGAGATCTTGCGCGAGTTTAAAACGGCAAATCGATTGCTGCTGACCGGAACACCGTTGCAGAACAATCTGCACGAGCTGTGGGCATTGTTGAACTTTTTGCTGCCGGATATTTTCAACAACGCCGAAGATTTTGACAGCTGGTTTGATGCGAATCAGTGCTTAGGTGATAATTCGCTGATCGAGCGATTGCATGCCGTGCTGAAGCCGTTCTTACTGCGTCGATTGAAGTCTGAGGTCGAGAAGCGACTGTTACCGAAGAAGGAAGTAAAAATCTTCGTGGGATTGTCAAAAATGCAGCGCGATTGGTATACAAAAATTCTAATGAAGGACATTGATGTGGTTAATGGGGCAGGCAAGGTGGAGAAGATGCGCCTCCAGAATATTTTGATGCAGCTGCGAAAGTGCACCAACCATCCGTATCTGTTTGATGGAGCAGAACCTGGACCACCATACACGACCGACTATCACCTGCTGGAGAACAGTGGCAAGATGGTGGTTCTCGACAAGTTGCTACAAAAGCTACAAGTGCAAGGATCGCGAGTATTGATCTTCAGTCAAATGACGCGTATGTTGGACATCCTGGAAGATTTTTGCCACTGGCGAGGCTACAATTACTGCCGGCTTGATGGACAAACACCACACGAGGACCGTTCAAACATGATTGCTGATTATAATGCCGAAAACAGCTCCAAGTTTATCTTCATGTTGTCGACTCGCGCGGGTGGCTTGGGCATCAATTTGGCTACGGCAGATGTGGTCATCATCTACGACTCCGATTGGAATCCACAGATGGATTTGCAAGCGATGGACCGAGCACATCGTATTGGGCAGAAGAAGCAGGTGCGTGTATTCCGACTCATCACGGAGAACACGGTTGAGGAGAAGATTGTCGAGAGGGCAGAGGTGAAGCTGAAGCTCGACAAGCTCGTTATTCAGCAGGGTCGATTGGTGGACAACAAGACAAACCAGTTGAATAAGGACGAAATGTTGAACATCATCCGTTTCGGGGCAAATCACGTGTTTCAGTCTCGCGATTCCGAAATCACCGACGAAGATATTGACGCAATACTCCAGAAAGGCGAAGAAAAGACGCAGGAACAAATGGCCAAGTTAGACAAACTGGGTGAAAGTTCGTTGCGTAGTTTCACGCTGGATGCAGATAATCTCGAGAATCGGTCGGTGTACCAGTTCGAGGGTGAAGATTATCGCGAAAAGCAAAAGCTGCAAACTCTTGGCTCCTGGATCGAACCACCAAAGCGTGAGCGGAAGGCAAACTATGCGGTTGATGCGTACTTTAAGGAAGCGTTGCGTGTGGCCGAACCGAAAGCACCGAAAGCGCCACGACCGCCGAAACAGCCGATCGTGCAGGACTTCCAGTTTTTCCCGCCAAGACTGTTCGAGTTGCTCGATCAGGAGATCTATCATTATCGTAAGACGGTCAACTACAAGGTTCCGAAGAACTCGGATCTTGGCTCAGAAGCTAACAAGGTGCAACGCGAGGAGCAGCGCAAAATCGATGAAGCAGACCCACTGACGGAAGAGGAACTGGTTGAGAAGGAATCACTGCTGACGCAAGGATTCACCAACTGGACGAAGCGTGACTTCAATCAATTTATCAAGGCGAACGAAAAGTATGGCCGGGATGATATCGAGAATATTGCTCGTGAGGTAGAGGGAAAGTCACCGGAAGAGGTGATGGAGTACAGCACGGTATTTTGGGAGCGTTGTCACGAACTGCAGGATATTGATCGCATTATGGGTCAGATCGAGCGTGGCGAGGCGAAGATTCAACGACGAGCTTCGATCAAGCGTGCACTGGACAGTAAG ATGGCAAGATACCGAGCACCGTTCCATCAGCTGCGCATTGCGTACGCAAACAACAAAGGGAAAAATTACACCGAGGAGGAAGATCGCTTTCTCGTGTGCATGTTGCACAAGCTTGGATTCGACAAGGAGAATGTATACGAAGAACTGAGAGCAGCTGTACGATCTGCTCCTCAGTTTCGCTTCGATTGGTTCCTGAAGTCACGTACTGCGCTAGAACTGCAGCGTCGTTGTAACACACTGATTACACTGATTGAGCGTGAAAACCAGGAACTCGAAGAGAAGGAACGGttagagaaaaagaagaaaacaggtGGCGGTAATGTGGCTGGCGGAGGTGGTACTGTTGgaagcggtggtggtggcgcaCCAAAATCGAACCAGAAGCGCAAAGCCGATGGCACAAACGCGTCAAGCGACAAGaacaggaaaaagaaaaaatcctaA
- the LOC125767541 gene encoding proton-coupled amino acid transporter-like protein CG1139, whose product MELHKTDNESNSGLAETEYEPFRHRRVKKPNSTNGTIIHMLKGSLGTGILAMPSAFRNGGLVFGVIGTTLVGIIYAHCVYLLVSTSQKSCKRTRVPVLGFSETAQSVFRHGPIATQRFGNAAKAYIDYSLLIVSFFSVCVYLLFIATTLRDVVNSEIGIDWDTRIYILLTALPLIFVTQVRDLRYLVPFSALANMLILVTFGITLYYIFREPIDLSNRELFPEITALPSFFGTVVYAVEGIGVVLPVENKMKHPQHFLACPGVLSIVLSFITVLYNVTGFFGYARYGPGTRASVTLNLPSEEKLALSTQLLAALAILFTLGIYYYVPMDILWRKVKHRFPAERHNIAQIGIRFSILIAMTALALGVPELEPFIGLVGSICSATLGLLTPIVLDTVFRWSTPDAFGVFHWRLVKNVILLAFGLFILVVGTYFSIKDIIDIYG is encoded by the exons ATGGAACTTCATAAAACCGACAACGAATCCAA CAGTGGACTCGCCGAAACCGAATACGAACCATTCCGGCATCGTCGCGTGAAGAAACCCAACTC TACCAATGGCACGATCATTCACATGCTTAAAGGGTCACTCGGAACCGGTATCTTGGCTATGCCGTCCGCTTTCCGTAATGGAGGGCTGGTGTTTGGTGTTATTGGAACTACGCTGGTGGGAATAATCTATGCCCACTGCGTTTATCTACTG GTATCAACGTCTCAAAAATCGTGCAAACGAACTCGCGTGCCCGTACTTGGGTTTTCAGAAACCGCACAAAGCGTTTTCCGCCACGGTCCGATCGCCACACAACGTTTCGGAAATGCTGCCAA AGCGTACATCGATTACTCTTTGCTGATCGTCAGCTTCTTTTCCGTTTGCGTCTACTTGCTGTTCATTGCAACAACACTACGGGATGTTGTTAACAGTGAAATCGGTATCGACTGGGACACTCGTATCTATATCCTGCTGACTGCACTGCCGTTAATTTTCGTCACACAGGTACGAGATCTTCGGTATCTGGTACCGTTTTCAGCCCTTGCCAATATGCTGATATTGGTTACGTTCGGCATCACGCTGTACTACATATTTCGGGAACCGATAGACCTTTCCAACCGAGAACTGTTTCCAGAAATTACCGCACTGCCATCGTTCTTCGG CACGGTCGTATACGCAGTAGAAGGGATCGGTGTGGTACTTCCTGTTGAAAATAAGATGAAACACCCGCAACACTTTCTGGCCTGTCCGGGAGTTCTTAGCATCGTACTGAGCTTTATCACCGTGCTGTACAATGTGACGGGATTTTTCGGTTACGCACGTTACGGACCAGGCACGCGTGCTTCGGTGACGTTAAATTTGCCGAGCGAAGAGAA ACTTGCCTTATCTACACAACTGCTTGCTGCCCTCGCCATTCTTTTCACACTCGGTATCTACTACTACGTGCCAATGGACATACTTTGGCGCAAGGTGAAGCATCGCTTTCCAGCAGAACGGCACAATATCGCTCAGATTGGTATACGGTTCAGTATTTTAATTGCTATGACTGCACTTGCACTGGGTGTACCGGAACTGGAACCATTTATCGGACTAGTTGGATCGATCTGCTCCGCCACACTTGGTCTACTAACACCGATAGTACTGGATACGGTGTTCCGTTGGTCCACTCCTGATGCGTTTGGCGTTTTTCACTGGCGGCTGGTGAAAAATGTCATCCTGTTGGCGTTCGGTTTGTTCATTCTCGTCGTCGGAACATATTTCAGCATCAAGGATATTATCGATATTTACGGGTAG
- the LOC125767528 gene encoding chromatin-remodeling complex ATPase chain Iswi isoform X1 gives MSKEGENAVEATDTNENSNESNSDTTSSNTKEPDYDATLETDRGKRFEFLLKQTEIFAHFMNSAPSKSSPPKAPRGRKPKVDKTVDISDHRHRKTEQEEDEELLAETNQKAKTLFRFEASPPYIKAGEMRDYQIRGLNWMISLYENGINGILADEMGLGKTLQTISLLGYLKNIRNNPGPHIVIVPKSTLQNWVNEFERWCPSIRAVCLIGDQETRNAFIRDVLMPGEWDVCITSYEMCIREKSVFKKFNWRYMVIDEAHRIKNEKSKLSEILREFKTANRLLLTGTPLQNNLHELWALLNFLLPDIFNNAEDFDSWFDANQCLGDNSLIERLHAVLKPFLLRRLKSEVEKRLLPKKEVKIFVGLSKMQRDWYTKILMKDIDVVNGAGKVEKMRLQNILMQLRKCTNHPYLFDGAEPGPPYTTDYHLLENSGKMVVLDKLLQKLQVQGSRVLIFSQMTRMLDILEDFCHWRGYNYCRLDGQTPHEDRSNMIADYNAENSSKFIFMLSTRAGGLGINLATADVVIIYDSDWNPQMDLQAMDRAHRIGQKKQVRVFRLITENTVEEKIVERAEVKLKLDKLVIQQGRLVDNKTNQLNKDEMLNIIRFGANHVFQSRDSEITDEDIDAILQKGEEKTQEQMAKLDKLGESSLRSFTLDADNLENRSVYQFEGEDYREKQKLQTLGSWIEPPKRERKANYAVDAYFKEALRVAEPKAPKAPRPPKQPIVQDFQFFPPRLFELLDQEIYHYRKTVNYKVPKNSDLGSEANKVQREEQRKIDEADPLTEEELVEKESLLTQGFTNWTKRDFNQFIKANEKYGRDDIENIAREVEGKSPEEVMEYSTVFWERCHELQDIDRIMGQIERGEAKIQRRASIKRALDSKMARYRAPFHQLRIAYANNKGKNYTEEEDRFLVCMLHKLGFDKENVYEELRAAVRSAPQFRFDWFLKSRTALELQRRCNTLITLIERENQELEEKERLEKKKKTGGGNVAGGGGTVGSGGGGAPKSNQKRKADGTNASSDKNRKKKKS, from the exons ATGTCCAAGGAGGGGGAAAACGCCGTAGAGGCGACCGATACTAACGAAAACTCG AATGAATCCAATTCCGACACCACCTCGTCGAACACAAAGGAACCGGACTATGATGCAACTTTGGAGACCGATCGCGGAAAGCGGTTCGAGTTTCTGCTTAAGCAGACGGAAATCTTTGCCCATTTCATGAACTCGGCACCAAGCAAGAGTAGTCCTCCAAAAGCACCACGGGGCCGCAAGCCGAAGGTGGATAAAACTGTTGATATAAGTGACCATCGGCATCGGAAGACGGAGCaggaagaagatgaagaattATTGGCggaaacaaaccaaaaggCGAAGACGCTATTCCGTTTCGAAGCGTCTCCACCCTACATCAAAGCCGGCGAGATGCGCGATTATCAAATCCGTGGCTTGAACTGGATGATTTCATTGTACGAGAACGGCATCAACGGTATTTTAGCGGATGAGATGGGCCTGGGCAAAACGTTGCAGACTATCTCGTTGCTAGGCTACCTGAAGAACATTCGTAATAATCCCGGACCGCATATTGTGATCGTGCCGAAATCGACGCTCCAGAATTGGGTGAATGAGTTCGAACGCTGGTGTCCTTCGATACGGGCGGTGTGTCTGATCGGTGATCAGGAGACGCGTAACGCATTCATTCGCGACGTGCTGATGCCGGGTGAATGGGATGTTTGTATCACGTCATACGAGATGTGCATACGCGAGAAATCCGTGTTCAAGAAGTTCAACTGGCGCTACATGGTGATTGACGAGGCGCATCGTATTAAGAATGAGAAGTCGAAGCTGTCGGAGATCTTGCGCGAGTTTAAAACGGCAAATCGATTGCTGCTGACCGGAACACCGTTGCAGAACAATCTGCACGAGCTGTGGGCATTGTTGAACTTTTTGCTGCCGGATATTTTCAACAACGCCGAAGATTTTGACAGCTGGTTTGATGCGAATCAGTGCTTAGGTGATAATTCGCTGATCGAGCGATTGCATGCCGTGCTGAAGCCGTTCTTACTGCGTCGATTGAAGTCTGAGGTCGAGAAGCGACTGTTACCGAAGAAGGAAGTAAAAATCTTCGTGGGATTGTCAAAAATGCAGCGCGATTGGTATACAAAAATTCTAATGAAGGACATTGATGTGGTTAATGGGGCAGGCAAGGTGGAGAAGATGCGCCTCCAGAATATTTTGATGCAGCTGCGAAAGTGCACCAACCATCCGTATCTGTTTGATGGAGCAGAACCTGGACCACCATACACGACCGACTATCACCTGCTGGAGAACAGTGGCAAGATGGTGGTTCTCGACAAGTTGCTACAAAAGCTACAAGTGCAAGGATCGCGAGTATTGATCTTCAGTCAAATGACGCGTATGTTGGACATCCTGGAAGATTTTTGCCACTGGCGAGGCTACAATTACTGCCGGCTTGATGGACAAACACCACACGAGGACCGTTCAAACATGATTGCTGATTATAATGCCGAAAACAGCTCCAAGTTTATCTTCATGTTGTCGACTCGCGCGGGTGGCTTGGGCATCAATTTGGCTACGGCAGATGTGGTCATCATCTACGACTCCGATTGGAATCCACAGATGGATTTGCAAGCGATGGACCGAGCACATCGTATTGGGCAGAAGAAGCAGGTGCGTGTATTCCGACTCATCACGGAGAACACGGTTGAGGAGAAGATTGTCGAGAGGGCAGAGGTGAAGCTGAAGCTCGACAAGCTCGTTATTCAGCAGGGTCGATTGGTGGACAACAAGACAAACCAGTTGAATAAGGACGAAATGTTGAACATCATCCGTTTCGGGGCAAATCACGTGTTTCAGTCTCGCGATTCCGAAATCACCGACGAAGATATTGACGCAATACTCCAGAAAGGCGAAGAAAAGACGCAGGAACAAATGGCCAAGTTAGACAAACTGGGTGAAAGTTCGTTGCGTAGTTTCACGCTGGATGCAGATAATCTCGAGAATCGGTCGGTGTACCAGTTCGAGGGTGAAGATTATCGCGAAAAGCAAAAGCTGCAAACTCTTGGCTCCTGGATCGAACCACCAAAGCGTGAGCGGAAGGCAAACTATGCGGTTGATGCGTACTTTAAGGAAGCGTTGCGTGTGGCCGAACCGAAAGCACCGAAAGCGCCACGACCGCCGAAACAGCCGATCGTGCAGGACTTCCAGTTTTTCCCGCCAAGACTGTTCGAGTTGCTCGATCAGGAGATCTATCATTATCGTAAGACGGTCAACTACAAGGTTCCGAAGAACTCGGATCTTGGCTCAGAAGCTAACAAGGTGCAACGCGAGGAGCAGCGCAAAATCGATGAAGCAGACCCACTGACGGAAGAGGAACTGGTTGAGAAGGAATCACTGCTGACGCAAGGATTCACCAACTGGACGAAGCGTGACTTCAATCAATTTATCAAGGCGAACGAAAAGTATGGCCGGGATGATATCGAGAATATTGCTCGTGAGGTAGAGGGAAAGTCACCGGAAGAGGTGATGGAGTACAGCACGGTATTTTGGGAGCGTTGTCACGAACTGCAGGATATTGATCGCATTATGGGTCAGATCGAGCGTGGCGAGGCGAAGATTCAACGACGAGCTTCGATCAAGCGTGCACTGGACAGTAAG ATGGCAAGATACCGAGCACCGTTCCATCAGCTGCGCATTGCGTACGCAAACAACAAAGGGAAAAATTACACCGAGGAGGAAGATCGCTTTCTCGTGTGCATGTTGCACAAGCTTGGATTCGACAAGGAGAATGTATACGAAGAACTGAGAGCAGCTGTACGATCTGCTCCTCAGTTTCGCTTCGATTGGTTCCTGAAGTCACGTACTGCGCTAGAACTGCAGCGTCGTTGTAACACACTGATTACACTGATTGAGCGTGAAAACCAGGAACTCGAAGAGAAGGAACGGttagagaaaaagaagaaaacaggtGGCGGTAATGTGGCTGGCGGAGGTGGTACTGTTGgaagcggtggtggtggcgcaCCAAAATCGAACCAGAAGCGCAAAGCCGATGGCACAAACGCGTCAAGCGACAAGaacaggaaaaagaaaaaatcctaA